The Helicobacter cetorum MIT 00-7128 region GAAAGCAAGTTAGAAGAATTAGATTTTAAAGAATTAGAAAATTTAAGCGCTGAAATTGATAACATTAAAGAGCTTTTTGATGACAGACAATTTAATGCGTATTTTATGGACGCGATACAATCCTATATCTTTCATCAAGAATTGCATATCGCTGAAATTGTGTGTAAAAAAACGAATAATGAAGATGAGTTAAGGGCTAAGCAATTAGAATATATTTATGCTCATAAATACTGGCTCTTTAGTTTGGCAGGAGGGATTGATTGTGTGATAGAGGCGATTAAAATGGCGTTAAAAGAATGGTAGCAAAAAAGAAACAATCATTTTAATTTAATTAATTTTTTTTTTAATAGAGACTTCTATGGCTAAACGCATTTACGCCCCATAGGTTGAGATATGGGGCAAATTTATTTTATTCTTAAGGAGCAATGCCATGAAACAAACAAGTGGCAAAAGCTCTTGGCTAGTATTATACAAAGATAATCATCTTTTAAAAATTTATTTTTTAATTAAATTAAGCAAGGAATTTGTTGTAAAATACATTTACGCCCCATAGTTACGATATGGGGCAAATCAAGTCTTAAAAGGAGCTGTTATGCCTAAGACACATAACAAACGCTCTTCTTAAAGAATTATACCTTGAAATTTCATTTTTGGGGTTTAAAATGGCGTTTTGTCTTAAACGCTGATTTCTAAGAGCGTCCCCTAAGCTCTCAAAGCTTAGGGGGTTTGCTTTAAGAAATGCTAGATTTGCCCTTAACTTTTGGGGCGTTTTTAATTAAAACGCTCTTTTAGTCTTGTAAAATCTCAAATACTTATTAAATTTTATTGCATAAAATATGATATAATTCTAATCACTACATTTTGATTTTTAAAATTCATAATAATGTTGGTTGAACGCTCAATCTAATCTCATAATGCTCTGCATATTAGCACTTAAAAATCGTTTTATATATAAAATTTTATTTTTATTAAAATTATAAATCACTATTAACTTTTAATTACAATTATTATGATATTATGAAATGTAGCCCTAATCACACACCCAAGCACATAATAATTGTTAAAAAGGGTTTTAAAATCATCAAAAAATGAGTAAAATTGAAATTTAAACCTTAATTTTCCTATCCATTTGTTTAAAAATCCTTGCAAAAATACAAAATTTTACGCACAAATTTTTAACTATTTTAATATCTCTACACTTTCGTAAAATAAAGCATTTGCACCACTTTCTATACGATTTAATTATTGCTTTAATAGGTAAAATAATTTCTAAAATTAACAAATATTAAGAAAATAATGGTAGCATTTTAAGCGTGAATTCTAGTAGAAGGCGATAGCGTGTAAGGAAATGATTAGAAATGATTATTAATCTCATTTATCCGTCTCTCTCTCTCTCTCTCTCTCTCTCTCCTAAGCAAGAAAGAAAGAGAGTTTTGGTTGTGAATTTTTTATCTTTTTAGTTTAGTTTCTTTCTGCTATAAGTGCATAAAAAACATTTTTTTGCATTTCTCGTATTTTTAAATAAGAGCGTCTTTTGGTTAGTAATTTAATTTGGTTTTGGTAGAAGTGCCTTTTTAGGGCTTGTTTGTTAACTTAAATTTTTAAAATGAAAGGATTACTTGAATGTTAAGTAAATTGCTTAAAGTAATGGGTTCTAGCGCCTTAGTATTAGCTAGTATGAGTGTGTTGCACGCTGAAAAAAGTGGTGCTTATGGCGAAGTAGGGTTTCAATGGGCTAATCAAAGCTATGCAAACACCACTAAAAATCCCGGTAAGAGTGGTTATAACAAAAACGCTGAAATCAATTCTTCGGCTTTTGGTTCAGTAGGCGCAGATGCGAGCGCTCCTAAAGGCGCTAATCAAGGTGGTTCACAAGCTGTAGTGGATTCTAGCCTTTTTGGTGGCGGTAATAATAGCGCTAAGTAAAGATTAAAAGAAAGGAAAGCTTAAATGAAATTCATTAAATTTGTTTCTGTAGTAGGTAGTGTGGCGCTTATTGGTAGCGTGGGTATGTTAGATGCGAAAACCAAGGCGCAAACACAAGCACAAAAAAACGAAAAAGTTTATACAGCAGACAAAGCTAGTGCTACTAATGCTTTAAAGACTACAGATTATCAAGCTCTTAGCGGTGCTACTCTTACAAAAGATAAAAAAGCTGATAAGACAGATACAGACGCATTGCAAACTGACGCAAGCACTATTGTAAAAGATGCTAAGAAAGTTACAGATGATTTAGCAAACATGAAAAAAGATGAGGCTAATAAGACGAAGTTTAACGCTGATAAGACTGCTTTTGCCACAGACCTTGGTAACCTCAAAAGCACTGAGAGTGATTACACAGCTAAAGAAAAGCTTATAGCAAAAGCGGTAGCAAAAGCTGATACCCCTCCAACCCCAGCTGCTGTAACACAAGCGCAAAAAGATGAGACTAACTTAGCAAAAGAAGAAACAGCCGTTAGCCAAGCGACTACAACAAACACTAATGCCACAACAGATGGAGTCTTAAACCAAGATTTAAAAACTCTTACAACAGATACTGCTACAGAGCAAACAGAATATAATAGTGCTACAAAAGCAAGCGATAAGTCAGCAGACTTAACTCAATTAAAAGCTGATGAAACAAAAGTCGCAAGCGATACAAAAGCCCTTGATACAGCGCTCAAAGACTCTCAGTATAAGGGAGCAGTTCCTGCATTACAAAAAGCTCAAACTCAAAAGAGTGCGTATGACAATGGCACAGGTGCTAGTGGCGCAGTTACTCCAACAACTACTGAGGGTAAGGCTATCAAAGCAGCAGAAGGCTTAAAAACTAGCTCTACAATAGTAAGTGGGGATTTAACACAGCTTGGCAAAGATATTAGTGCAGTGAATACTGCTAGTTCTAAACTCCAAAGTGATATTAGTGCTGTGCCTGCTCCTATAGTATCTAAAGGCAAGACCACCAATAAAGATGCGATTGCTACAGCTAAAGAGCAAGTTGCTAAAGAAGTTACAGCCTTACAACAAGCTGAGGCTACGGTAAGCACTGATGAGAGCAATCTAAATGAGGATAGCAGTATTGCAGCCGCTCAAAAAGCTTTAACTACATTGCAAGGTTCTGTTACTTCTAGCACTCATGTAAAATCTGATACTAATGTAACTTCTAGTTGGACTACTCTAGGCGAGCTTACTAGCACTAAGGGCAATACTGCTATAGCAACTACTTTAACCAATGCTACAAGTGTTAAGACTGATAGTAGTGTGCAAACTGATGTGCAAAGCTTAACGACTGATGAAACTGCTGTTAATAGCGCATTGACTGCTTTAGAAAACGCTCTTAAAAATGAGAAAAAAGCTCCAGCACCAACTAAAAGCAAAACAGCACCTAAGACCGAAAAGACTGCAAGCGATACTACTAAAGGCGCTAAAGGTAGTGTAGCAAGTGGTGCAAAAGATAACACCAAGAAAGTTGTTGCTGAGAGTGGTAAAGATAAAGAGAAACCTGCTGTAAAGAAAGATGAAGTTGCAAAAGCCCCTAAAGATGACAAAAAGGGTGCTGAAGTAGCACAACATGATAAAAGTAGAGCTATAGCTATTACAGAAACTGCCGAGCAACCAAAACTAAGTGTTTCAAGCTTAGAGCAAACTTTTGAAAATGATGTAACCGCATTACAAGGCGCAGAAAACACTCTTTCAACAGCTGTAGGCACAGCAGAAGTGAATGAGGCTAGTAGCGCATTGACTGATTTACAAAAAGCATTAAGCACAGGTTCTGATGCTCAAAACCCTCTAGCTCTTGCAAGCAGTGTTGAGGCGATTAAAACGGCTATTAAAGGCTTGAATACAGCTACAACCAATATTTCAGCAGATTTAACTAGCGCTCAAAATTTTTTAACTAACCACTATGTGCAAAAAGATTTGGGTGTGGTTAAGACAGATGAGGCTAGTGCTACTCAAGCATTAAATAATGTAGAAAGTGCTTTGAAAGCTCAAAACGAAAGCGAGTCAAAAAGTAAAACAGCTGAAAAATCACATGCTGAAACTAAAGCAATTATTCTTGCTGCTCAATCAGAAAGTAGTAGCACTCTTACTACTGATGAGACTAAGCTTACTAGCGCTGAAAAAGCCCTAAGCACGAGTGAGCAAACACTCTCGCAAGATTTAACTCTTGCTAAAGATTACCAAACCATTGATAGTCTTATTAAGGAATATGCAAGTAGTTTTAGTGGTTTAAAAACAGAGTTTGCAAAGTTTTCTGCTGATAAAGATGGTGGTGCTGTTAAAAATAAGGGTGTAGCAACTGCTTATACAAACTTATCTAATGCAATGACAGCTATTGAGAATGCTTTAAATGGGACAGGTAAAGATAATGGACTAGATTCTGCTATTGCAAAATTAAAGTCTTATAAAAATGGCGGAACCGCTGCTAGTGCAACTAAGTTTGGCACACAAAAAGCTAGTTTAGCTACTATGATGACAGAGTTGCAAAAGAATGAGGCTAACTTCCAAAACTTGGTGAAAGCATTAGAACAAGCTAAAGCTAATTCTATAACTTTGGGTGGCACTAATTATACTTTGGGTTCTACTGACTTTACAACAAATAATACCGCTCAAAACCTCTCTAACATGCAAACTAACCTTAAAACCTTGCAAGGTAGTTTAGGAACTCTTAATTACGCTAATGACCATGCAGTAATGTCAGCTCTAAGCAATGCTTTAGCTATCGTAACAACAGCTAATGATGATTTGAAAAACCCTCAAGTCAATGTCTCTACTCTAAACCATCAAATGACTGAGGCTAAAGAGGCTATTGCTAATGTGGTTAGTGAAATTAATGCAGCGATTAAAACAGCAGGTGCTAATAGTGATGAGGCAACTAATTTAGGAAACGCTTTAAAAATTGTTAGCAATGCTAGTGCAATAGTGAGTCAAGCTAAAAGCAATGTTGTTGCTGTAGCAGCTCAAAAAGGTATTCTACCTCAAGTTGCTCTTCCTGCTACTTCTACACAAAGTGTGAGCGGTTCAGCCTATGGTGTAGATGTTCAAATTGGTTATAAATACTTCTTTGGTAAAACAAAGCATTGGGGTATTAGAGGTTATGCCACTTATGCTTACATGCAATCTAACTTAGGACACACTACTAATATTCAAGGTGCAGGACTAGGAGTAGGACAAGCAAATAATCACACTTATGGTGCAGGCTTTGATTTCTTATACAACTTCCATGAAAGTCAAGATGGCATTCATACTGCAGGTATTCTACTAGGAACAGAACTCTTAGGCTCTACTTGGGTCAATCAAGGTCAATCTATTTGGCATGCTAGAATGGAAGAGATTAAAGCCTTAGGTGGAAAAGCTAGTATGAATACAAGCTATTTTCAAATTCCTTTAGTGGTAGGTTTTAGAAGCAATTTCTCTAAGCATAGTGGTATTGAACTAGGTCTTAAGATTCCTTTAGTAGTGAATTACTATTTTAGAAGTAATTATGATGGCTTTGAGCAATCCACATTCTATAAGAATAACATCAAGTTGTATTTCAACTATGTGGTGAATTTTTAAGCCTTTTAGCTCTCTCTTTTACTTAAACCTTGAAAGTTTAAACTCTTTAGGGGTTTGAGCTTTCATTTAATCTTTTTTAAATAACTTGAAAGTAGTTCCTATCATTCTAATAAACGGGTTTGAGCTTTGATGTTTTTAAAAGTTTAAAAGCTTTTATAATTAAATAAGATTGGAAAAAAGTCTAGATTTAAGCAAGTAAAAAAAAGAAACTCTTTTTTAAGATTAATTTTTTGACTCTGTTTTTTATTATTTATTTTAAAAACACAAAAAGCGTTTTTATTTTTTAGTTATCCATATATAATTAGAACAGAGCCTAAATTTTTAAAAGGCAAAAGGCTTAAGATTGTTGGTTAAGTTTCTTCTCTCTTAATTGTCCGCAAGCTGCCTCAATATCTAGGGCTTTGGATTCTCTAATAGTGCATAATAACCCTTTAGAGTTTAAAAAGTCTGCAAAAATTCTAGCGCTCTCTATACTAGGGCGTTGAAACTTGGAGCCCTCATGCGGATTGAATAAAATCAAATTCACTTTAGATTTAATGCCATTTAAAAGTTTTAGAAGTTTTTTAGCGCAATCCAGGCTATCGTTTAAATCTTTAATCAAAAGGTATTCAAACATCACTCTTTTGCGTTGTTCTAAAGGCCAAAGTCTTACTTCATTCAAAACACATTCAATATTGTATTTTTTATTCAAAGGCATTAAAGATGAGCGGGTTTTATCATCTACAGCGTGTAAAGATATGGCTAATTGCACGCCTAGATTCTTACTCGCTAACACAGGAATTTTATCGGCTACGCCACTAGTAGAAATCGTGATTCTCTTAGGTGAAATTTGTAAGCCGACCTTAAAAATCTCAATTGCTTTACACACTTCATCTAAGTTATTCAAAGGCTCACCCATTCCCATAAAGACAATGTTAAGCGCTTTTTCAATAGGTAAGTTATTGTCTTCTTTAATGAGTAGGGCTTGTTGGATAATTTCACTTGCTTTTAAGTTTCTTGCAAAACCGCC contains the following coding sequences:
- a CDS encoding outer membrane protein; its protein translation is MKFIKFVSVVGSVALIGSVGMLDAKTKAQTQAQKNEKVYTADKASATNALKTTDYQALSGATLTKDKKADKTDTDALQTDASTIVKDAKKVTDDLANMKKDEANKTKFNADKTAFATDLGNLKSTESDYTAKEKLIAKAVAKADTPPTPAAVTQAQKDETNLAKEETAVSQATTTNTNATTDGVLNQDLKTLTTDTATEQTEYNSATKASDKSADLTQLKADETKVASDTKALDTALKDSQYKGAVPALQKAQTQKSAYDNGTGASGAVTPTTTEGKAIKAAEGLKTSSTIVSGDLTQLGKDISAVNTASSKLQSDISAVPAPIVSKGKTTNKDAIATAKEQVAKEVTALQQAEATVSTDESNLNEDSSIAAAQKALTTLQGSVTSSTHVKSDTNVTSSWTTLGELTSTKGNTAIATTLTNATSVKTDSSVQTDVQSLTTDETAVNSALTALENALKNEKKAPAPTKSKTAPKTEKTASDTTKGAKGSVASGAKDNTKKVVAESGKDKEKPAVKKDEVAKAPKDDKKGAEVAQHDKSRAIAITETAEQPKLSVSSLEQTFENDVTALQGAENTLSTAVGTAEVNEASSALTDLQKALSTGSDAQNPLALASSVEAIKTAIKGLNTATTNISADLTSAQNFLTNHYVQKDLGVVKTDEASATQALNNVESALKAQNESESKSKTAEKSHAETKAIILAAQSESSSTLTTDETKLTSAEKALSTSEQTLSQDLTLAKDYQTIDSLIKEYASSFSGLKTEFAKFSADKDGGAVKNKGVATAYTNLSNAMTAIENALNGTGKDNGLDSAIAKLKSYKNGGTAASATKFGTQKASLATMMTELQKNEANFQNLVKALEQAKANSITLGGTNYTLGSTDFTTNNTAQNLSNMQTNLKTLQGSLGTLNYANDHAVMSALSNALAIVTTANDDLKNPQVNVSTLNHQMTEAKEAIANVVSEINAAIKTAGANSDEATNLGNALKIVSNASAIVSQAKSNVVAVAAQKGILPQVALPATSTQSVSGSAYGVDVQIGYKYFFGKTKHWGIRGYATYAYMQSNLGHTTNIQGAGLGVGQANNHTYGAGFDFLYNFHESQDGIHTAGILLGTELLGSTWVNQGQSIWHARMEEIKALGGKASMNTSYFQIPLVVGFRSNFSKHSGIELGLKIPLVVNYYFRSNYDGFEQSTFYKNNIKLYFNYVVNF
- the rlmN gene encoding 23S rRNA (adenine(2503)-C(2))-methyltransferase RlmN, whose translation is MKPSIYDFTLDELSQLLKPSFRAKQLYLWLYAKYKTSFKDMQNNFSKDFIAYLEQEFILRTIEITHVSKSIDGSKKYLFKSLIDGHTFEAVLLKMKDKKIDEESGAILEGEKYTVCVSCQVGCQVGCTFCFTQKGGFARNLKASEIIQQALLIKEDNNLPIEKALNIVFMGMGEPLNNLDEVCKAIEIFKVGLQISPKRITISTSGVADKIPVLASKNLGVQLAISLHAVDDKTRSSLMPLNKKYNIECVLNEVRLWPLEQRKRVMFEYLLIKDLNDSLDCAKKLLKLLNGIKSKVNLILFNPHEGSKFQRPSIESARIFADFLNSKGLLCTIRESKALDIEAACGQLREKKLNQQS